A window of Melopsittacus undulatus isolate bMelUnd1 chromosome 2, bMelUnd1.mat.Z, whole genome shotgun sequence contains these coding sequences:
- the P2RY2 gene encoding P2Y purinoceptor 2 — translation MADLTTPSAWTSLTNSSLDPSVIDDNVYKCIFDEDFKYVLLPVSYGIVFVVGLCLNLLSLYLFIFRIKTWNASTTYMFNLAISDTLYVVSLPLLVYYYAMGDNWPFSVGLCKIVRFLFYTNLYCSILFLLCISIHRFLGICFPLKSLQWGHVRYARRVSVIVWVVTVVCQSPVLFFVTTSVKRDTITCHDTSSKDLFGQFVIYSSVMLVLLFCIPFLIIIICYCLMARRLLQPTRGMSRLSRSKKKSVKMIIIVLMVFIVCFLPFHVTRTLYYSFRSWDLSCQTLNAINLAYKLTRPLASTNSCLDPILYFLAGQRFMRFTGSRMPGKPSNEMALGIMPNSHLETSNDTDTLSKDVKS, via the coding sequence ATGGCAGACCTAACAACTCCTTCAGCCTGGACCAGTCTCACCAACAGCTCCTTGGACCCAAGTGTCATAGATGACAACGTCTACAAGTGCATATTTGATGAGGACTTCAAGTATGTCCTGCTGCCCGTCTCCTATGGCATCGTGTTCGTGGTGGGGCTCTGTCTCAACCTGCTGTCCCTCTACCTCTTCATCTTCAGGATCAAGACCTGGAACGCCTCCACCACATACATGTTTAACCTGGCCATATCCGACACACTCTACGTGGTCTCCTTGCCCCTTTTGGTGTATTATTATGCCATGGGAGACAACTGGCCCTTCAGCGTGGGCTTGTGTAAGATAGTCCGCTTCTTGTTTTACACCAACCTGTACTGcagcatcctcttcctcctctgcatcAGCATCCATCGCTTCCTGGGCATCTGCTTCCCATTGAAGTCACTGCAGTGGGGCCACGTCCGCTACGCCCGGAGGGTGTCAGTCATAGTGTGGGTTGTGACTGTTGTGTGTCAGTCACCCGTGCTCTTCTTCGTCACCACCAGTGTGAAGCGTGACACCATCACCTGCCATGACACCTCCAGCAAAGACCTCTTTGGCCAGTTCGTCATCTACAGTTCggtgatgctggtgctgctcttctgcatcccgttcctcatcatcatcatctgctACTGCCTCATGGCCCggaggctgctgcagcccacaCGGGGGATGTCCCGTTTGTCCCGATCCAAGAAGAAGTCGGTCAAGATGATAATCATTGTCCTGATGGTCTTCATcgtttgctttcttcctttccatgtCACTCGTACCTTGTACTACTCCTTCCGGAGCTGGGACTTGAGCTGTCAGACCCTCAATGCCATCAATTTAGCCTATAAGTTGACTCGTCCCCTTGCTAGCACCAATAGCTGCCTGGATCCCATATTGTATTTCTTAGCAGGACAACGATTCATGAGGTTCACAGGCAGCAGGATGCCAGGGAAGCCTTCGAATGAGATGGCATTGGGCATCATGCCCAACAGTCACCTGGAAACCAGCAACGACACAGACACGTTGTCCAAGGATGTGAAATCCTAG